In the genome of Lactuca sativa cultivar Salinas chromosome 3, Lsat_Salinas_v11, whole genome shotgun sequence, the window actcactaagtcaacccataactcggtaagaccactcgtTGAGTGGTTAAAGGCAATCTtaatgctactcgccgagtctgttcttcggactcggcgagtcgaagccatgcatgaactcaaactcactcctgaggtcagatccgttccagtaactcatagatccagtccttccaagcacatttatcacgtaaagttacaatcttggctaccatgcaacgcttacaaggcttcttttggtgaaatgacatctaaaatggtaacctaagtccccaactcaaaaggataggcataaagcagggcatttgggactctctggacctgctaAAAGGaccaagaaaccctagatttgaccatatacataaaaacacgagaataagctctgaatgaaagtagatccaagctccccaactctcctagtttggccttcctctttccttcttgctaacacacacaaAGATGATGAATAATGGCCTCCTTTCTCACTGACAAGGACTCACatatgctctggtgctctcaaggtcgaaggtagccgcaatgaagggttataaggacctttaaatagggctcagggccgggaaattagggtttcattaaacagcgtggactcgccgagtccggacgcgaacccgcgtccaaatccgcgatcatactcagcgagtctaggctccaactcgccgagtctcctcacaaattaccaaaaataaataaatgaataatacctgggaatccgggctgttacatcaaTAGTTACACCAAAACACAATCCAAAAGGTATATCTATTGATTCTCCTGTTCCAAAAAGACTAATATTTGAAAATTCAGCATTTCCTTCTTTTGATCTTCAAATAACCCAACTAATGAACGATGCAGAAACTAGTGATAATTCTGAGGGTAATGATGAAGATGGAGAGTTAGAATGGAATGAAGAACATATTTTAGATGAGAAAGGGAAAAAGGGTCAGAATGTGAATGAAAGAGGGAAAACGAAGGTGACTAATCCATATATTTTTAGATCGCCTTTTGTGAATAGGTTAATTGACTTAAGTGAAAAAGTCAGTACTGGGCAACAGATAATGGCGCAAATCATGTTTAGATGCGCTGGAGACAAAGAGCCAATATAAGTAAATTCACAatgtttaataattttttttattacatatgCATATTCTTGAAGGAATACTTTTATAAATTTGAGTATTGTGTAATATTCTTATTGGCATATTGTAACACTATTCAAAAGAAAATattattctaattaatttacattAGTTTTGGTTAAATCATATATTTTATCTATAACGCAATATTTTTGTTTGAAGAGAAATGTTGTTTGAAATCGAGTCTGGACTCTGGAGATATAATGGATATGGTGCATTTTGAGGGTATGCGTCCAAATCATAAGAGACATCCTTTCATTATTGATTGTTGGACTGTTGTTCTTAATTTTGAAGAAGAAAACCTGAGAAACATAAAATCACCACCACATGTTTTCTTCAACACTCAAATTATGGtacttaattttaaatttattttctatattctaattataatttataacaaTGTATTATAATATTTCTATTGTTCTATATGTACAGACAGAAAAAATATTGGATTCTTCAATACCTTTTGTCGAAAGATTCCGACGTTTTGATGAGGTTGTAAACAATTACTTACATGACATTAAAAGAAAAGTGGATTTCAATTATGTTAATctggtatgtattttttattacaagataatatattcatattaaaatttataaaattcaTCTGTATTTATGCATGAACTACAGGTGTTTTTTCCAATACACAATCGTGGTCATTTTTAAGGTCTTCTTTTCAACCTTACAAATCCAGAACACATAATCATTGACATCATAAGATACACCAAAAAAGTAGAAGATATCTATGGAGACATTCCTAAATTTGTGGTAAATCTTTCTTGCATAAAtctaaaagttttattttaatcATAATTGTTTACTTTAAAAAACCACTATGTATAAGTAAATAAATTCTGATTAGAATAtaaaagataatatatatatatatatatatatatatatatatatatatatatatatatatatatatatatatatatatatatattcttatcagATTTATTTACTTAATATAGTTATAACTTTAGAAAAATAATGGCATTTTATTAATATACATTGCAACAAATGTACATTTCAAAGTTTTTGGACAACAATCGGTGGGATAAGGTTTCTTTGTTTAAATCTGTGAAGCCAAAGAAAATTAAAATGGCATGACAAAAAAAAGCTAAGACAAATTATGATGGTATATTTTTGATGAGGCACATGGAAAAATACATGGGTGAGAAAGAAGAAAAATGGGATGTGGAACTAGGAGAAGAAAGTGTTAGGACATCTAAGAAGATTGCAATGTTGCATACATTTTATGTTGCTAAGCTAGAAAACCATCAATTAACAAGCAGAGAAAACTGAATGTTGCAAAAGCATTGGAATTTTCAAAAGTTGATAAAAAAAACTAGGTGTATGTTGGTGAAATAAGGGAGTGAAGCAAGAGACAAGCTGAAAATGAAGAAAGTTTAAAAATTTCTTATATTGGCTTATTACATACAGACAATTTATTTTCTgttgtgttttttttaaataattatgttTGAGGATATGATTAAACCATTGATATTTTGGTAAATGATATGCTTAAACCAGCTAGTTGGTATCTTGATAAAATATTTACTTCTTAAGAGTAAATGATATATATAGCGTTTAAAATGTTTGTTTGATGATGCCtaattatttgattaaaatcCATATATGTTTATTATTCTTATACAATAATGTTGACAAATAAAATCATATTGTTAATATTGTATTAAGTTTATTCTAATTTGTTTTATGTTAATTATTCTAATTGTTCTGGTTTCATTAGAATACttaataataaaacattttattatcTAACTATAATATAATATGTACATTTTTTTAGAATGTTTTAACAAAAAGAATAAATGAAATTAGATTTAGTACCCTAttacaataataaaaaattagGACAATAAAATTTTAGTATATTTTGGGACATCTTACTTTATAAAATAAAGTGCATTGTCTCTATTAGTAgaagtaaaattttaaaataaatgaaaatacttGTTTTAAAATATTTGTAATTAAGTAATTTTATTTTAGAATTAAAATAATACCGTAGCTTTGTTTTAGAATATAtgtaattaaataattttattttacaattaaaataatatttgaatCAAAGTGTAAGTTTTTAAATTATAAGGGACTAAAATACTAGGACTTATTTGCCAGGAACAAAAAACGGACAAATGTAATAACTTTGAGATTACGACTTATTCACGAGGGAAGAACattaaaatgaaaaaactaaattTCTTCATCTGTATTCTCAAAACCCTCTTCCATCCTTCTCATCATTTTCGGTTTTAAACACTCCATCAAAACCATAACTTCTTGTGCTTTTGAACTCGTCATCTTCAATTTCTCCTTGGattgattttattttttgatgTTGTGAATCCGATTTTCACTTGAAACATCgttaaaaaccctagaaaacttgtcatattttttattcatattttgGTCTTTCATCCCTTGATAAAACCCTAAACTTACTTACTTTCATTCGTATCGAGTATTTCTACAACAAAAATGGCTACATCAACACGTGGCTCAGAATCTAGACCATCGGATCATCTATATGACATTATTACCAAAACTTCTCAATATATTCTAGGTATTTCAATAGTTCTGTTAATTATCATTTTATATCCTTGTTTCTGTTTGAAAACGTCGACGTTGCTTCGAGAATTTATCAAGCTgcaaatgaagaaagtttgaaAATTTCTTATATTGGCTTATTACATACAGacaatttattttaagttgtgttttttttaaaatacttatGTTTGATAATATGCTTAAACCATTGATATTTTGGTAAATGATATACTTAAACCAGCTAGTTGGTATCTTGATAAAATATTTACTTCTTAAGAGTAAATGATATATATAGCGTTTAAAGTTTTTGTTTGATGATGCATAATTATTTGATTcaaaaattgtttggtaaaatgaTAAACGATTAAAATCCATATATGTTTATTATTCTTATCCAATAATGTTGacaaataaaaacacatattGTTAATATTGTATTAAGCTTATTCTAATTTGTTTTATGTTAATTATTCTGATTATTCTGGTTTCATTAAAATACTTAATAATAAAACGTTTATTAACTAACTATAATATAATATGTAATttttttagaatattttaataaaaagaatatatgaatttagatttaGTATCCTGttacaataataaaaaattagGATAATAAAATTTTAGTATATTTTGGGACATCTTACTTTAGAAAATAAATTGCATTGTCTCTATTAGTAgaagtaaaattttaaaataaatgaaaatatttgtaattaagtaattttattttaaaattaaaataataccgTAACTTTGTTTTAGAATATATGTAATTAAGTAATTTTATTTtacaattaaaataatatttgaaccAAAGTGTaagtttttaaattaaaaggGACTAAAAATACTAGGACTTATTTGTCAGGGACGAAAAACGGACAAATGTAATAGCTTTAAGATTACGACTTATTCACGAGGGAAGAACattaaaatgaaaaaactaaattTCTTCATCTGTATTCTTAAAACCCTCTTCCAACCTTCTTATCATTTTCGGTTTTAAACACTCCatcaaaaccctaacttcttgtGCTTTTGAACTCGTCATCTTCAATTTCTCCGTGGATCGATTTCATTTTTTGATGTTGTGAATCCGATTTTTACTTGAAACATCGataaaaaccctagaaaccttgtcatatttttgattcatattttggtctTTAATCCCTTGATAAAACCATAACCTTACTTACTTTCATTCGTATCAAGTATTTCTACAACAAAAATGGCTACATCAACATGTGGCTCGCAATCTACACCATCGGATCATCTAAATGACATTATTACCAAAACTTCTCAAGAAATTCCAAGTATTTCAATAGTTCTGTTAATTATCATTTTATATCCTTGTTTCCGTTTGAAAACGACGATGTTGCTTTGAGAATTTATCTTCTATTATTGCTCCAGTCTCCATATCTACATACTAATAATTAGGGCATTGGGATTTTGTATCTTAGTGAGTCCCATTATTAGGATCATAAAGTGAAATAGGTGAAACGAAATGAAATAAGATGCAAGATACACCATACCTTCAAGAAGCAAGTGAAAATGTAGAAAATAACATCAAATAAGGCTTCTATTAATCAATCCAGTTTATGAATCAAACCAGCAAGAGTAAGTATTATGATCCTAATAATGGGACGATTTTAGCCCTATTTCAAAAATGGCTGGTTTGAGAGATTTTTAGAATTTTTGACTTATACCTTGTTGAAAGTTGAAATTAGGTGACAATCCCCTAATGTAAGTATTATGATGAGTTAGAatataattttgaaataaatgtaAGTGTTTTTCTATTACAGATAACAACTAAAGTGTATTTAACATTAATTATTTTCATGCAGCTAATATTAtaacaaaaatgacaaaatcaaaaataaaaatgatgacaCTGCGTAGAAGTAGTGAAGTTGAAACTTCAATAGGCAAACGGTTGGTTCAAAAGAGAAAATCATCGAAATCGATCAATGAATTAACAACTACAACATCAAAAGCAAAAGAAAAAAAGATACATCATCAATTattttattctaataaaatatttatttcgtTTGTTTATGTTATTCTAcgtattataataaaatattctaTATTCTATTAATGTTTTTCTATATTCTATTAATCTTTTTCTAATAgaatatttttaaatattaatcTAATTTGTTTCTGTTATTCTATGTACTATAATAAAATATTCTATATGTTATAAaagaatataaaataataaatgatATATTGTGTATTctatatattctaataaaatatttatctcATTTGTTTCTGTTATTCTACGTATTACAATAAAATATTCTATATTCTAGTAATGTTTTTCTATATTCTATTAatcttattctaatagaatatttttaaatattaatcTAATTTGTTTccttattctaatagaatatttttAAATGTCACTCTAGATATTTGGATATGATAAATCAATTATTAATTCCTAatttgattatgaaatatggcaataaACAGCAAGAAGGCTGGATATGGGTAAAACTTATGAAGAAACTTCAATAGCCAAACGACTAATTGAAAGAAAAAAACATTGACGCTTATTGATGAAACAACTGATACAACAGCAAAATTACATGCTTATGGTTCATAGTAAATATTCTAGATATTCTGAGATGATAAAATATTACATGCTTATAATTTtagtattttattatttttcggGAGTATAAAGAGAACTTTGATACGATGTTCAATAAAGTTTCATCAAGAATAGGAGGACATATATGGAATTGTTTCTAATTGTATATCAAAGTTCCCAGATGTCAATATAACAAATGAATTTAAAGAGAAATTCATTAAGTTATTTTCAGATCCTATTTTTTCAAGTGTTGATAATCAAAACAATGAAAACGAGAAAGGGATCACATGAAAGGGTTGAATATCAAAATGGTGACACGGGGGAGAATGATATAAGTTCTTACAAATCACCATATATGGATAAAGCTGTGAATTTATTTGATAGAATCGATTTGCATATGTTCTTTTGATTCAGGTTCTAACAAGATATGCACAGGTTAAAAATAGAATGTAAGTCACTAACTCTTGCTATTTCAATTAAACATGTATTATTTTCTTTGAATTGTTGTTTAACTATAATACATGTGGATATTTATTCtaatgttgatgacatatttttTGTTCATGTTTAAAATTAAGGGAGGTACTTTTTGAAACAAATACGGCAGAGATTATGCATAGACAGGATTTTGAGAGCATGCGGCCTTAACCTGTTATACATCATCATGTGATTGATTCTTGGGCTGTTGTTCTAAATTACGAGGACCAAAAGTCAAAAAGTAAACCATACCGCCTATTCTTCAATACAAAAATTATGGTAAATTCTTTTACAATTGGAACTTTTATATTTTAGTTGTAAATTATAACAAGATAttctatttttctgtttttctaTGTTTACAGAGTTCTGAGTTATTAGATGAAACTAAATCTTTTGATGAgcgtttttttaacttttgagaCTCGTGTTGATAAGTTTCTATCTAATTTCAAGGCAGATGTAGATTTCAATGATCTTAAACTCGTaagaatattttattaattaaaatattacatTATTAAAGGATATGAATTATATTAACTTTTTGATTAATTTGTTTGAATTGCAAGtggttttcccaatacataatgGTGATCAAATGTATGTTGTTGTTTTCAAACTAACATATCCACAAGTTCATATTATagacaacataaaaaaaaatcgTTAGAAGAAACTTATGGAATGACACCCACATCATTAGTATGCTTTCATTTACttttataaaatgtattaaaGTTACAATACAATAGATTGAATAATGtaattttattaatatacatTGCAGAAATTATACTTTATACGATATTTGCAGAAAAATACATTTATCGTCAATAAAATCAAAGGCTTGCGATCAACAACCATGAAGATGATGAAATTGACTGTAACATAAAGAAGTTGACAACAGAGAATGGAACACTTTTAATGAGACATATGGAAAAATATTGTGGAGAAAAGTAAGGAAAGTGGAATGTGGAAATGGAAAAAGGCAGTGATGTGCAAGATATGCAATTTGTAAATTATGTGCCTTATATTCTTTTAAGATTGCTACACATGAAATCAACAACCAAAAGGAGAGAGTTATCAAAGACGCAatcgaatttggaaaatttgatcATGCGACTAGAAAAAAGATGTTAGAGGAAGGTATCAATAGAATGGATGAATTGGAAATAGGTAATAAATAGAAATTGATAGAAGTTTGAAATTTTATAAACGTGGTTATGGTGACTTAACAACGATTCCTTTGGTAATATCTATCTTATTTTGAACAAATTAGACAAAAGAAATGATGCCTAGTATTATGTAAAACACTTGATATGGTTTATTAGATGATTAATGCTTAATGTATAGTTGATATTATGATCACTTCTTAATGGTCATGGTAGAATATTCTGTAGTAAACATAACTTTTtttttagaatattctaatagaataatgtaTAATGGCAtcattattctattagaataatatTAGATGCTGCATATACCTATATAACATTCTTACATGTATAATCTTGTTATATAATAATTTGATAACAAAACATTATACTGCAATCATTCGTATATACTTCAATGCAAAAATTAAAGATTGAaaatattagaagaatcaatatgttTTCAAATGTATCACACATCATCAAAACCAAATGTCTCATACATCATCACAAACCAAATGTCTGATACATCATCACAAACCAAAACATCTGAAAAATGTCCAAAGTAAAGAAATTCAAACTTTTATGTATATGTTATTATTGAACTTTATTGAAATATGCAAAAAATCGAAATATATTTCTAGACAAAACTATGCACTTTGTACCTTGGAGTTATTCAACAATGTCAAACATTTCCTTGAATTATGCCCTTTAACCCCACATATTTTGCATGATCTTGATTGCTTTACCTTGAATAGTAGCCTTCTCCAAAacactttttaaatgttttcctATACCAGATCCTTTAATTTTCACCATAAGTGGATTTTTAACATCAACAACTTCAGGATTCGTAGTAGCTCCGTAAAGTTTATCAAAATGAGCTTCTTTTGTAACCGGTGATTCGTCTGAACCTTGTTCACCAATATCAGTCATAAAAACTTCTAGCTTTTGCATGAACTCTTCTAACTTCTTGTCATCATTACTTAATGAAGACAAGCATTGATCAAGCATGGAAAATGCTTTTTATGCAACCTTCTCAGCATTTCCAGACGAATCACCATATCTAAAATCCTTTTCAAAACTGTAGTGGGGATAATATCTCTTCTCCATCTTTTAAGAATGTATCTTGACGGAATCTCTTGTATGTCATAAATCTTTAGAATACTGAAGCTGTGTCTACAAAAAATTCCAAACCGCTCAAAGTATTAGGATACATTCTTAAAAGATGACTCACAAGTGATTCTGTCAAGATACTATCCGTCAAGAGATTCCGTCAAGATGtcaactttttcttttttctcaACTACTACCTTCTTCTTTGATAGATTTGTCCTTTTATGTTTGAAAATGTGTATGTCAGAAACAACTCCTAAAGTAACACTCTTCTGTGAACAAGAAACAAGTGAATGAAGAATCTCCCTCTGCACCATGAGAAAAATAGTCCTGGTGTATACCATAGATGCATGTTTCTCCATATCGTCAAAAGGTGTTTTGATGGTTGGAATTATAGTAGATGTatcaaaatcaaatttgattTGATTATTCCTTTTCCTTTCCATAACAAACTCAAAGGTATTCATGAAATTGTTTAACGTATAACCATGATGCGATACCCTATTGAATGCTAAATTCTCACTTTCCGACCGAGAAGTGGTTTTTATTAAACCTGACATTGGTACATCTTTAAAATAGGCTGGAATCCAACTGCTTCTCAAATCAAACATATCTTTCATCCATTTATTGTCTTGTAACTTATATTTTACCATTAATGCATCCCATCTCATTTCAAAATCTTTCACAACAATTTTGGAGTCCCATACTATACCATTGATGTCCGCCTTAAAATCCGATTCATTCATTGTTTCCCAGCTTACCTTCAAAAGCAATTCATatattattctgttagaatataatATAGTATAAAAATGCatttcatttaatatattatcctaattacaaaaatatttcatttaataTTCTGATAAGAATATAATACAGTATAAAAAGGAATTTCATTTAATATATTGTTCTAATTCAAAAAATGCCATTTAATATTCTGATAAGAAAAGAACAATAATGTCAtatttatattgaaaataatgTCATCATTATATTGATAAGAATATAACAATAATATTAGTACCTTCAATGGAAGTTTACTTGTGATATGCCACATACAAAATCTATGTTTTGTGTATGGCAATACTATCTCAATAGTTTTTTTCATTGCTGGATCTTGATCGGTCACAACCATGATTGGTGCTTTTCCAAAACACTTCAAGAATGACCGAAGTAACCAAATATAGAAATTTGTATCTTCTCTGCACAACAAACCAGCTCCAAAAGTGACGCACCTTTTGTGATTATCAATGCTAGTAAAAGGTACAAATACCATACAATAcctaaaacaacacaaaaatagaccatttgaatatataactaaaaaatgttTATAATTCAAGAATAAATACCTATTTATACGATATGTTGCGTCAAAAGAAACAACGTCCCCAAATAActcaaagttttgttttgaagtaTCATCAGCCCAAAAGAGAGCATTTAACTGCTTCTTGTCACATATGTATTCGTATGTAAAATTTGTAACATTCTCTTTACGATTCTGAAGCTTTGTAATCAACAAATTTGTATCAGTGCCCCCGATGTGACAATTTATATCCCTTGTAAAAATTTTACAATCTATCTCTAGTCCACCAACAAATTCACATCCTCCTTTTATAACGCACATTAGCCTATATGTTGTAGTTTCCCCCACCTTTGCACTCGAAAGCTTATGTATAAAAGATTGATCAAAAATATCCAACTGACGTTTAGCTCTTGAAAGTTGCATACAATCTTTGATTGATCAATTTGTGGTTGTGTTGTTGTTCAAAGCGCCACTGGTAAACTTCTGAAGAATGTGGTATAACTATGAATGCAACAAAAGCTTTGCAatttgcactactagaaaaacagccttttacgacgctcattgcatgtcgtaaaaggctcagacgacgcgtaaatgcgcgtcaaggaaggccctgtcataaagagagacgacgcgcatttatgacgctcatttacgacgtgcaattacgacaagcattgcgtatcaaggaaggccctgtcataaaggaagacaacacgcattcgcgtgtcgtaaccttacgacgcgcgtgttaatgacatgcaatgcgtatcaagaaagcccctgtcaagaaaggccatgtcataaatgaagacgacacacatttttgcgtatcataattttaaatgtttaaaaaaaatatattatttatatatttacttattttcaaattaaatttgtatttaatgtttcataatagaaaataaaatgtcatatacaaaaaataaaatccattgcataaatctaatgtcatacaattctatttcttacaatatataaatttgcatctaatctactatgtacatcaaattccaactaagtaaagttgcatctttcCTTTCATacttctttaagactaatgctccaaacagttgattatatggataagcagttgtacattggcccatctcactcAATAATGACTTAGCCAAATGCAACTCCATGTCTTTACTGTATTTTGCTGATAATGCTGCAAGATTTAAATCAAGTGGCTTCATTTTGCTGATTTAGTTCTTCAAGTATCTGTCATCAGTTAGAAATTTAGAATACAATTTCATATGTAAAGACTTCTAGTCTGATGTACATTTAAGTTTTTATATTTGTAATATGGATTGTTATGAAAGTAATTTATTCGATCAAATAAGTAAGATAAACATACTTGGCATAAAAGTCAATGATGGTGTCATTGACAAATGTGTCTGGTAGCAGCAAATCAACGTCTCTCTTACTAATGGAAACAACATCAACATCCTCTTTTGGATATATAACTTCTTCAAAAGGCTGGTCAAAGCTGCAAGCATCCAATGAAATATAAAATCCAAGAATCggataagggcaaaatagtcatatttattaatttaacAAAAGGGCTGTTAAAgttaacacaaggatcaaaattgATATGAAACTTTGCCAAAAGAAATCTTTTTGCACTTACTTGGGAAAATACTTTGTAAAAGGCTTCAACTTCATCATAAGGTTGTTGTAGGAGATCATACACCAGTCTCTGAATAACCACCCTTTTCAAGGATGCATCAGCAGGTGGAAACCAATCCGTATTTAGCTGAGTCACACATTCACAAACAACAGCTCACTTATATTATTAAATTTTACATGGTCCCTGTCCTTACAAATTGGACACTTTTTGTGATTTTAAATGGATTAAAATTAATCGGGGCTTGCTCCAAGAAAAGTTCTACATAATGGAGCAAGAATAAACCACAGTCGAATGAATTCGGCTGCTATGGTAActgcaaaaacaacacaaaattcAGATTTTAGAATTTAATACAAATTCACAATTTTGCCCTCGTATATTTTTCCTTTCCATTTCTCAAataattttgaaacattatttatcCAGATGATACCTCAAGTGAAATAAAGCGTAGATTATCGAATCTTGATGATATATCTTCAGATGCCTCCTGCTGCCTCCCTTTCCACTCTTCTTTCAGTTAGCTAGAATGGCATATTTAAAggtttataatttaaaaataaaataaaatgtttatataataaaataatgttACCTTTGCATAAGACCTTTCAAGCCAGTATGACTACCTCTAATAGGATCCATATGCAGAACACATGGCACTTTAATCAACTCAGTTACATCTTCTTCATCTATAAACCAGATTATAACATTAGAAAAAAGGGATAACCATGCCTCATAAAATACTTGAAGATGTCAAAGAGAAATGACAGATATACC includes:
- the LOC111914040 gene encoding protein FAR1-RELATED SEQUENCE 5-like, which codes for MKPLDLNLAALSAKYSKDMELHLAKSLLSEMGQCIVWYLYLLLALIITKGASLLELVSWETMNESDFKADINGIVWDSKIVVKDFEMRWDALMVKYKLQDNKWMKDMFDLRSSWIPAYFKDVPMSGLIKTTSRSESENLAFNRVSHHGYTLNNFMNTFEFVMERKRNNQIKFDFDTSTIIPTIKTPFDDMEKHASMVYTRTIFLMVQREILHSLVSCSQKSVTLGVVSDIHIFKHKRTNLSKKKVVVEKKEKVDILTESLDG